A DNA window from Thiothrix subterranea contains the following coding sequences:
- a CDS encoding CBS domain-containing protein, producing MKTVSDILAKKGTEILSISPTVTVIDAVKAMAQQKVGALLVLEAGKLKGIVSEQDYTRKVILTCLNAEHMLVQDIMTRQVVVTRPDQPVQEVMAIMTERRIRHLPVMHNGELVGLVSIGDLVKEIISEQQFIIAQLENYIHG from the coding sequence ATGAAAACCGTCAGCGATATTCTCGCCAAAAAAGGCACTGAAATACTCAGTATCAGCCCTACTGTCACCGTGATTGATGCCGTGAAAGCAATGGCGCAGCAAAAAGTCGGCGCATTGCTGGTATTGGAAGCAGGCAAACTCAAAGGCATTGTGTCAGAGCAGGATTACACCCGCAAAGTGATTCTGACCTGCCTCAATGCCGAACACATGTTAGTGCAAGACATTATGACGCGGCAGGTCGTGGTCACTCGACCCGACCAGCCGGTTCAGGAAGTGATGGCAATCATGACCGAGCGCCGTATCCGCCATTTGCCGGTGATGCACAATGGCGAATTGGTCGGGCTGGTTTCCATTGGCGATTTGGTCAAGGAAATCATCTCGGAGCAGCAGTTCATTATTGCACAACTGGAAAACTACATTCACGGGTAA
- the truC gene encoding tRNA pseudouridine(65) synthase TruC produces the protein MLEILYRDEHLVAINKPSGLLVHRSLIDRHETRFAIQLTRDQIGQKVYPVHRLDKPTSGVLLFALDSDTARCLNAQFTTGQVQKTYLAIVRGRTPEQGVIDHPLTEELDKLTDAQADQHKPAQPAVSHYRRLMSFELPYAVDRYPTSRYSLMELCPKTGRKHQLRRHLKHISHHLIGDTTHGNGKHNRFFREQFACQRLLLHAASLECVHPHSHAALKLAASPPEDFSQVVRLLLPFQEPPITSV, from the coding sequence ATGCTAGAAATCCTCTACCGCGATGAACATTTGGTGGCAATCAACAAACCCTCCGGCTTGTTGGTGCATCGCAGCCTGATTGACCGCCACGAAACCCGTTTTGCGATTCAGCTTACCCGTGATCAGATTGGGCAGAAAGTTTACCCCGTGCATCGACTCGACAAACCGACTTCCGGTGTCTTGCTGTTTGCACTGGATAGTGACACGGCACGGTGCTTGAATGCGCAATTCACCACAGGGCAAGTGCAAAAAACTTACCTTGCAATCGTGCGCGGGCGTACCCCCGAACAAGGTGTGATTGATCACCCGCTCACCGAAGAACTCGATAAGTTGACGGATGCACAAGCCGACCAACACAAGCCCGCCCAGCCAGCCGTCAGCCATTACCGGCGTTTAATGAGTTTTGAATTGCCGTATGCGGTGGATCGTTACCCCACCAGCCGCTATTCCTTGATGGAGCTATGCCCCAAAACAGGGCGCAAGCATCAATTGCGCCGTCACCTGAAACACATTTCCCATCACCTGATCGGGGACACTACACACGGAAACGGCAAGCATAACCGTTTTTTTCGCGAACAATTTGCCTGCCAGCGGCTGCTGTTACACGCGGCAAGCTTAGAATGTGTACACCCTCATTCTCATGCAGCCCTGAAATTAGCGGCGTCGCCACCGGAAGATTTCAGTCAGGTGGTACGCTTATTGCTACCTTTCCAAGAACCACCAATAACTAGTGTATGA
- the gmk gene encoding guanylate kinase encodes MNTRTGQLYIVSAPSGAGKSSLLNALRERVDKLVISVSHTTRPPRPGEQDGVHYHFTPVEVFRQQVADGNFLEYAQVFDNYYGTSRLSVDALRETGKDVILEIDWQGAQQVRERAESVISIFILPPSIEALSARLHGRGQDSAETIQRRMRDAKNEMSHYPEYDYLIINDDFATALDDLAYIFRSERLKQAQQCQQHQALLNALVG; translated from the coding sequence ATGAATACACGCACAGGTCAGCTTTACATCGTGTCAGCCCCGTCTGGCGCGGGCAAATCCAGTTTATTGAATGCCTTGCGCGAGCGCGTGGATAAGCTGGTGATTTCGGTTTCGCACACCACGCGCCCACCCCGCCCCGGCGAACAAGACGGCGTGCATTACCACTTCACGCCGGTTGAGGTATTTCGCCAGCAAGTGGCCGACGGTAATTTTCTGGAATACGCGCAAGTCTTCGACAATTACTACGGCACATCACGCTTATCGGTGGATGCCTTACGCGAAACTGGCAAAGACGTGATCCTCGAAATTGATTGGCAAGGCGCACAGCAAGTCCGCGAACGAGCGGAATCCGTGATCAGCATTTTCATACTGCCGCCCAGCATTGAAGCCTTGAGCGCCCGTTTGCACGGACGTGGGCAAGACAGCGCAGAAACCATCCAACGCCGGATGCGCGATGCCAAAAACGAAATGTCGCATTACCCCGAATACGATTACCTGATTATTAACGACGATTTTGCGACCGCATTGGATGACCTAGCCTACATTTTCCGCAGCGAACGCCTCAAACAAGCGCAGCAATGCCAACAACATCAGGCATTATTGAATGCCTTGGTCGGCTAA
- a CDS encoding PaaI family thioesterase: MAFNAVKFARRWLAFLPEGRRLELYPPWWMMRIKVLALENEWRHIRIRLPLTWASRNMGGSMFGGFQASLADPIAPLACSKVFPEFHVWTRHLSMDFVRPGISDMELRFDFPPEKEVEIREELARRGRSTPSFEYGLYDSQGRLCTKVVCVVAIRPPEYLKGVGSAAA, encoded by the coding sequence ATGGCATTTAACGCGGTTAAATTTGCGCGGCGCTGGCTGGCATTCTTACCGGAAGGACGACGGCTGGAACTTTATCCACCTTGGTGGATGATGCGTATCAAAGTGCTGGCACTGGAAAATGAGTGGCGGCATATTCGCATTCGCCTGCCGTTGACGTGGGCTTCACGCAATATGGGCGGCAGCATGTTTGGTGGGTTTCAAGCGTCACTGGCTGACCCGATTGCGCCATTGGCTTGCTCGAAAGTGTTTCCCGAATTCCATGTATGGACACGGCATTTGAGCATGGATTTTGTACGTCCCGGTATTAGCGACATGGAATTACGCTTTGATTTTCCGCCGGAAAAAGAAGTGGAAATTCGTGAGGAACTGGCGCGACGCGGACGCAGCACGCCAAGTTTTGAGTACGGTTTGTACGACAGCCAAGGGCGGCTGTGTACCAAAGTGGTGTGTGTGGTGGCGATACGCCCCCCGGAGTATTTGAAAGGCGTGGGATCAGCAGCAGCGTAG
- the yjgA gene encoding ribosome biogenesis factor YjgA — protein MIDYANDDEEDDYISRSHFKREAEAMQALGERLITLRKEQLDQLDLSEKLYDSILLAQRLTANGAIRRQRQFIGKLMRTEILEPIEAKLAEWDRGGKAETARLHRLERWRDRLISSETMLGEWLKEYPDTDVQRMRSLIRNAQKEAETNKPPKSSRELFKLLREITAHESLR, from the coding sequence ATGATTGATTACGCCAATGACGATGAAGAAGACGATTACATCAGCCGCAGCCACTTCAAGCGCGAAGCCGAAGCGATGCAAGCCTTGGGCGAACGCCTGATTACCCTGCGCAAAGAGCAACTCGACCAGTTGGATTTATCCGAAAAGCTTTACGACTCGATTTTGCTGGCACAACGCTTGACCGCGAACGGCGCAATTCGCCGCCAACGCCAATTCATCGGCAAGCTGATGCGCACCGAAATTCTCGAACCGATTGAAGCAAAACTCGCGGAATGGGATCGCGGTGGCAAAGCCGAAACCGCACGTTTACACCGTTTGGAACGCTGGCGTGACCGCCTGATTAGCAGCGAAACGATGCTGGGTGAGTGGCTGAAAGAATACCCCGACACCGACGTGCAGCGGATGCGTAGCCTGATTCGCAACGCGCAAAAAGAAGCCGAAACCAATAAACCGCCGAAAAGCAGCCGTGAATTGTTCAAGCTATTGCGGGAAATTACCGCGCACGAATCACTGCGCTAA
- a CDS encoding SDR family oxidoreductase — protein sequence MSIVNQKVWIMGCGDIGRRVARLYQNEGTKAIGWVRSEESLHKGLEQGIAMRKGDVDRGSYFSIFALDEALVYWFMPPQPTGDTDDRIRRFLKGVDAAPQRVVLISTTGVYGDCDGRWIDETEPLKPVAARAKRRTDAENTVQEWAARFGGEIVILRVPGIYAPDRLPLERLKRGEPVLTEAEAPWTNRIHADDLAMVCKRAMEAAPAGAIYNATDGHPSSMTDYFNQVADYAGLPRPPQISMSEAQAAMSAGMLSYLQESRRIRNDKLLTELNIRLQYPSLTAGLGMLKG from the coding sequence ATGAGTATAGTTAACCAAAAAGTGTGGATTATGGGCTGTGGCGACATTGGTCGCCGCGTCGCACGGTTATACCAAAACGAGGGTACGAAGGCTATAGGCTGGGTACGCAGCGAGGAATCCTTGCACAAAGGTTTAGAACAAGGCATTGCCATGCGCAAGGGCGACGTGGATCGCGGCAGTTATTTCTCGATTTTCGCGTTGGATGAAGCACTGGTGTATTGGTTTATGCCCCCGCAACCGACGGGCGACACCGATGACCGGATACGCCGCTTCCTCAAAGGGGTCGATGCTGCACCACAACGGGTGGTGTTAATCAGCACCACCGGCGTTTACGGCGATTGCGACGGGCGTTGGATTGACGAAACCGAGCCACTCAAACCCGTTGCCGCCCGCGCCAAACGCCGTACCGATGCCGAAAATACGGTGCAAGAATGGGCGGCGCGTTTTGGTGGAGAGATTGTGATTTTGCGCGTCCCCGGCATTTACGCCCCCGACCGCTTGCCATTGGAACGCCTAAAACGCGGCGAACCCGTGCTGACCGAAGCCGAAGCGCCCTGGACAAACCGCATTCACGCCGACGATTTAGCGATGGTCTGCAAACGCGCCATGGAAGCCGCCCCCGCTGGCGCGATTTACAACGCCACCGACGGACACCCCTCCAGCATGACCGATTATTTCAATCAAGTCGCGGATTACGCCGGATTGCCGCGTCCGCCGCAAATCAGCATGAGCGAGGCCCAAGCCGCGATGAGCGCAGGCATGTTGTCGTATTTGCAAGAATCACGGCGGATTCGTAACGATAAACTATTGACTGAATTAAACATCCGGTTACAGTACCCGTCCCTGACCGCTGGTCTAGGCATGTTGAAAGGATAG
- a CDS encoding DUF1287 domain-containing protein yields the protein MRRFMRYFVWLFLLLLILYMGWEAYQRFIKPPVPVIPPPVTIIPPPVIKPPPLLEPKPPTHVRSLLDSVYKQVEVTRAYDPAYVNLKYPGGDVPESTGVCADVVVRAFRAQGVDLQRELHEDMRKAFHEYPRKWGMKRPDTNIDHRRVYNLMRFFERKGASLPITQNPADYQPGDVVAWDLGKGQAHIGIVSHYVTEDGRPLMGHNVAYGTNIEDALFFWPIIGHYRYFNQSKP from the coding sequence ATGCGGCGTTTTATGCGGTATTTCGTGTGGCTGTTTTTGCTACTGCTGATTTTGTACATGGGGTGGGAGGCTTATCAGCGTTTTATTAAGCCACCTGTGCCGGTGATACCGCCGCCCGTTACGATTATTCCACCGCCGGTGATTAAGCCGCCACCGCTGTTAGAACCAAAACCGCCCACTCATGTGCGTTCTTTACTGGATTCGGTTTATAAACAGGTGGAAGTGACCCGTGCCTATGACCCCGCCTATGTGAATCTGAAATACCCCGGCGGTGATGTGCCAGAATCCACCGGCGTTTGCGCGGATGTAGTGGTGCGGGCATTCCGTGCGCAAGGCGTTGATTTACAACGTGAGTTACACGAAGATATGCGTAAGGCATTCCATGAATACCCACGCAAATGGGGCATGAAGCGCCCCGACACCAACATTGACCACCGCCGCGTTTACAACCTCATGCGTTTTTTCGAGCGCAAGGGTGCATCGCTGCCCATTACCCAAAACCCCGCCGATTACCAACCGGGTGATGTGGTAGCGTGGGATTTGGGTAAAGGGCAAGCGCACATTGGCATTGTGAGCCATTACGTCACCGAGGATGGGCGGCCGTTAATGGGGCATAATGTGGCGTATGGCACGAATATCGAAGATGCCCTGTTTTTTTGGCCGATCATCGGGCATTACCGCTATTTCAACCAATCCAAGCCTTAA
- a CDS encoding C40 family peptidase: MSALKYSVLGSAMLTMAGCSLNPRVADITPLHSIQPDKSPQPPVSQAASTAHITPIPQQPRVAAAKAITPLDKVALCALKQCGKGYCWGGNTPMKGFDCSGLTQYSFGKGANVNIPRTAAGQYKVALKIPHKDANRGDLVFFRTRGQKVSHVGIYLGSNKFVHAPRTGKAITTTKLEGYWKRKLVGFGRIPGAAQPLLPKSVV; the protein is encoded by the coding sequence GTGTCAGCGTTAAAATATTCCGTGTTGGGTTCAGCCATGTTAACAATGGCGGGGTGTAGCCTGAATCCGCGTGTGGCAGACATTACCCCGCTACACAGTATCCAGCCCGACAAATCCCCTCAACCTCCAGTGAGTCAGGCGGCATCTACTGCGCATATAACGCCCATTCCCCAGCAACCGCGTGTCGCTGCTGCAAAAGCGATTACCCCACTCGACAAAGTAGCCTTGTGTGCCCTTAAGCAATGCGGTAAGGGGTATTGTTGGGGCGGCAATACCCCGATGAAAGGCTTCGATTGCAGCGGTTTAACCCAATATTCTTTCGGGAAAGGCGCAAACGTTAACATTCCGCGTACCGCTGCCGGGCAATACAAAGTGGCGCTGAAAATTCCGCATAAAGACGCTAATCGGGGAGATTTGGTATTTTTCAGAACACGCGGTCAGAAAGTCAGTCACGTGGGGATTTACTTGGGCAGCAATAAATTTGTCCATGCCCCGCGCACCGGCAAAGCGATTACCACCACCAAATTAGAAGGTTATTGGAAACGCAAGTTGGTTGGGTTTGGGCGGATTCCGGGAGCAGCGCAGCCGCTACTCCCGAAAAGTGTGGTGTGA
- a CDS encoding sigma-54 interaction domain-containing protein produces MQFDDILTRSPLMEAVLRSAHLIAQTDASVLITGESGTGKELVAHAMHAMSPRRQQAFITVNCAALPETLAESLLFGHRKGAFTGADHHHVGLISAADGGTLFLDEIGELPLNLQAKLLRFLESGEIQPLGEAHAKRVNVRVLAATHRDLYAMAQSGVFRQDLFYRLNIVPVELPALRERKEDIALLSQHFLQQFAAQHKLPIATFAKEARLQLQHHAWQGNVRELRNLCERLSILLAGREIAVSNLPLEIRAPVVAASQPFSLPETGVNLEALERDLLTQALERTQNNKTHAARLLGISRDALNYRLKKQVLA; encoded by the coding sequence ATGCAGTTTGATGACATTCTCACCCGTTCCCCCCTGATGGAAGCCGTATTGCGTTCCGCGCATTTGATCGCGCAAACCGATGCGAGCGTGCTGATTACCGGCGAATCCGGCACGGGTAAGGAGCTAGTGGCGCACGCCATGCACGCGATGAGTCCGCGCCGCCAACAAGCATTTATCACGGTTAACTGTGCCGCATTGCCGGAAACGTTGGCGGAATCGCTATTATTTGGGCATCGTAAGGGCGCATTCACCGGGGCGGATCACCATCACGTCGGTTTAATCAGTGCGGCTGACGGTGGCACGCTGTTTTTGGATGAAATCGGTGAATTGCCCCTGAATCTGCAAGCCAAACTGCTGCGTTTCCTCGAATCCGGCGAAATCCAACCCTTGGGTGAAGCGCACGCCAAGCGGGTGAATGTGCGGGTATTAGCCGCCACGCACCGCGATTTGTATGCAATGGCGCAAAGCGGCGTTTTCCGCCAAGATCTGTTTTACCGCCTCAATATTGTGCCAGTGGAGTTGCCTGCGTTGCGGGAGCGTAAGGAAGACATTGCGCTACTCAGCCAGCATTTCTTACAACAGTTTGCGGCGCAACACAAACTGCCGATAGCAACCTTCGCTAAGGAAGCACGCTTGCAATTGCAGCATCACGCTTGGCAGGGCAATGTGCGTGAATTGCGCAATCTGTGTGAACGCTTGAGTATTTTGCTGGCAGGTCGTGAGATTGCCGTGAGTAATTTACCGTTGGAAATTCGTGCGCCAGTCGTTGCGGCGAGCCAGCCTTTCAGCCTGCCGGAAACAGGCGTCAATTTGGAAGCACTAGAGCGCGACTTGTTGACTCAAGCCTTGGAACGCACTCAAAACAACAAGACCCATGCCGCTCGGTTATTGGGAATTAGCCGTGATGCGCTAAATTATCGCTTGAAAAAACAAGTGCTTGCCTAA
- a CDS encoding anti-sigma factor, which translates to MSLLLTVLLAGILLALPHFRDVHADTATDGLATLREELLANPTSISGNWLRTLNPIVKDVQGDLVWNSTQQQGVLRIRDLPKPKAGQFYQLWLYDAQGNSADGISGGLLTQGVGSEELFMEINTATPVQEPYKFEFTLQSNQQETGQILLMVQP; encoded by the coding sequence GTGTCCCTGCTACTCACGGTATTATTGGCAGGGATACTATTAGCGCTGCCCCATTTTCGGGATGTACACGCGGATACTGCCACCGATGGTTTAGCAACATTACGTGAAGAATTATTAGCAAACCCCACCAGTATTAGCGGTAACTGGCTGCGCACGCTGAACCCGATTGTCAAAGATGTTCAAGGGGATTTGGTTTGGAATAGCACACAACAACAAGGGGTATTACGCATTCGGGATTTACCCAAACCCAAAGCGGGTCAGTTTTACCAATTGTGGTTATACGATGCGCAGGGCAATTCAGCGGATGGAATTTCAGGCGGGCTATTAACCCAAGGCGTTGGCAGCGAAGAATTGTTTATGGAAATAAACACCGCTACACCGGTTCAGGAACCGTACAAGTTCGAGTTTACCTTACAAAGCAATCAACAGGAGACGGGGCAAATATTATTAATGGTTCAACCTTAA
- a CDS encoding ROK family protein: protein MHIGIDLGGTKTEVLLLNTHGQEIFRKRLPTPQGQYAAILQTIQQLVDEAEQHAGQPCSVGIGTPGAISPATGLMKNSNSVVLNGKPLHNALESLLQRPVRLENDANCLALSEATDGAAAGAAVVFGVIVGTGTGAGIVVHGKVLTGANAIAGEWGHNPLPWPEPAELPGKACYCGKHGCIETWLSGTGFQAEYQLATGTTLAAAEIVQLATAGDIIAEQCLQAYEERMAKSLAHVINILDPDVIVLGGGMSNIQRLYTNVPQRWGNYVFSDQVNTRLVAPHFGDSSGVRGAAWLGANHHRLGRNGY, encoded by the coding sequence GTGCATATCGGCATTGATCTAGGCGGCACCAAAACCGAAGTGCTGTTATTGAATACCCACGGGCAGGAAATTTTTCGCAAACGCCTGCCAACCCCGCAGGGGCAATACGCGGCGATTTTGCAGACCATCCAACAATTGGTGGATGAGGCAGAACAACACGCGGGGCAACCATGCAGCGTGGGTATTGGCACACCCGGTGCAATTTCCCCCGCTACAGGTTTGATGAAAAATTCTAACTCGGTAGTCTTGAATGGCAAACCGCTACACAATGCATTGGAAAGCTTGTTACAACGCCCAGTGCGGTTGGAAAATGACGCCAATTGCTTGGCACTGTCCGAAGCAACGGACGGCGCGGCTGCGGGTGCTGCCGTGGTGTTCGGCGTAATCGTCGGCACGGGGACAGGCGCGGGCATTGTGGTGCATGGCAAGGTCTTAACCGGTGCGAATGCGATTGCAGGCGAATGGGGGCATAACCCGCTGCCTTGGCCTGAACCCGCAGAATTACCGGGCAAAGCTTGTTATTGCGGCAAACACGGCTGTATTGAAACGTGGCTTTCTGGCACGGGGTTTCAGGCTGAATACCAATTAGCCACCGGCACGACGCTTGCCGCCGCCGAGATTGTGCAGTTAGCGACAGCAGGCGACATTATTGCGGAACAATGTTTGCAAGCTTACGAAGAACGCATGGCGAAAAGCCTTGCGCACGTCATCAATATCCTCGACCCCGATGTGATTGTATTGGGCGGGGGGATGTCGAATATCCAACGGCTTTACACCAACGTGCCGCAACGCTGGGGCAACTACGTATTTTCTGATCAAGTTAACACCCGATTGGTTGCGCCTCATTTTGGGGATTCGAGTGGCGTTCGTGGTGCAGCGTGGCTAGGCGCTAACCACCACCGCCTCGGTAGAAACGGTTATTGA
- the ycaO gene encoding 30S ribosomal protein S12 methylthiotransferase accessory factor YcaO gives MPTQTFIPGKDAALEASIAVMQDKLQRLGFHIEEASWLNPIANVWSVHIRDRDCPMLFTNGKGASQKAALASALGEYFERLSTNYFWADFYLGKTIADSNFVHHPAEKWFALDGSGNLPAGLLDEDTLSFYDPETSLDAVKLVDINSGNEERGICALPYVRQRDGETVWFPVNVIGNLYVSNGMSAGNTRTEARTQALSEIFERHIKFRIIAEGICLPDVPEAVIARYPHIQAGIAELRAAGFGILVKDASLGGQYPVMCVTLLNPDDQGVYASFGAHPRFEVALERSLTELLQGRALDRLAGFSEPSFELDDVASPQNLETHFIDSSGPLHWDFLWNEPDYEFVDWNFSGTTEEECQHLMERIHADDFDIYIMDFEHLGVYACRIIVPEMSEIYQAEDLEWDNNSTGNAVREAILHLPDLEDEECTELFDTIEELGLDDHQPVAALIGLAPDAGSLWADLRVGELKTLLALAMDDEDAIREGCQWIRHFEQINDERRRVYRCIEALLDMDDVAGYMPNVGLLYGETALQQAQALLDGSVRFWGITAPTLELHGCETHQRLLTAYRKVYPTLAAP, from the coding sequence ATGCCAACACAAACCTTTATTCCGGGCAAAGATGCCGCACTGGAAGCGTCGATTGCGGTAATGCAAGACAAGCTACAGCGCCTTGGTTTCCACATCGAGGAAGCTTCATGGCTGAACCCGATTGCCAATGTGTGGTCAGTCCACATCCGCGATCGTGATTGCCCGATGTTGTTCACCAATGGCAAAGGCGCATCGCAGAAAGCCGCGCTTGCCAGTGCTTTGGGTGAATATTTCGAGCGCCTCAGCACCAACTATTTCTGGGCGGATTTCTATCTGGGCAAGACCATTGCCGATAGCAATTTTGTGCATCACCCGGCGGAAAAATGGTTCGCCTTGGATGGTTCCGGCAATTTACCCGCCGGTTTGTTGGATGAAGATACCTTGAGTTTTTACGATCCAGAAACCAGTTTAGATGCGGTCAAATTAGTCGATATTAATTCCGGCAACGAAGAGCGTGGCATTTGTGCCTTGCCCTACGTGCGCCAGCGTGACGGGGAAACGGTATGGTTTCCGGTCAATGTCATCGGTAATTTGTACGTCAGCAATGGCATGTCGGCGGGCAATACACGCACAGAGGCGCGTACTCAAGCTTTATCCGAAATTTTTGAGCGCCACATCAAGTTCCGCATTATTGCGGAAGGAATCTGTCTGCCGGATGTACCGGAGGCGGTTATTGCACGTTATCCGCACATTCAGGCCGGTATTGCTGAATTACGCGCCGCCGGTTTTGGAATTTTGGTGAAAGATGCGTCATTGGGCGGGCAATACCCGGTGATGTGCGTGACCTTGCTGAACCCGGACGATCAGGGCGTGTATGCCAGTTTTGGCGCGCATCCGCGTTTTGAAGTGGCGTTGGAACGTTCCCTCACTGAACTCTTGCAGGGCAGGGCGTTGGATCGCTTGGCGGGTTTTTCTGAGCCGAGTTTTGAGCTGGACGATGTGGCTTCCCCGCAAAATTTGGAAACGCATTTCATTGATTCCAGCGGCCCGCTGCACTGGGATTTCTTGTGGAATGAACCCGATTATGAGTTCGTCGACTGGAATTTCAGTGGCACGACCGAGGAAGAGTGCCAGCATTTGATGGAACGCATCCATGCGGATGATTTCGACATTTACATCATGGATTTTGAGCATTTGGGCGTGTATGCCTGCCGCATTATTGTGCCGGAAATGTCGGAAATTTATCAGGCTGAAGATCTGGAGTGGGACAATAACAGCACCGGTAATGCGGTGCGCGAGGCGATTCTGCATTTGCCGGATTTGGAAGATGAGGAATGCACCGAGCTGTTCGATACCATTGAAGAGTTGGGTTTGGATGATCACCAGCCGGTGGCAGCGCTGATTGGCTTAGCACCGGATGCGGGTTCGCTGTGGGCGGATTTGCGGGTCGGCGAGTTGAAAACCTTGCTGGCATTGGCGATGGATGATGAGGACGCGATTCGGGAAGGTTGCCAGTGGATTCGCCATTTCGAGCAAATCAATGACGAGCGCCGCCGCGTGTACCGTTGCATCGAAGCCTTGTTGGACATGGATGATGTGGCGGGTTACATGCCAAACGTGGGTTTATTGTACGGTGAAACCGCGCTGCAACAGGCGCAAGCCTTGTTGGATGGCAGTGTGCGTTTCTGGGGCATTACCGCGCCCACGTTGGAATTGCACGGCTGCGAGACGCACCAGCGTTTGCTGACGGCATACCGCAAGGTTTATCCGACGTTAGCAGCGCCGTAA
- a CDS encoding non-heme iron oxygenase ferredoxin subunit has translation MNNSRLDAGSINEIKPGKMKRVDAGNGKRILVCHVDGEFYAVDDMCTHEDASLYLGCLHGERVQCSLHGAEFSVKTGAPMAEPAEIPLKTYAVSVEDGRIFVTV, from the coding sequence ATGAATAATTCCCGACTCGATGCTGGCAGTATAAACGAAATCAAGCCCGGAAAGATGAAGCGTGTTGACGCAGGCAATGGCAAACGCATTCTCGTGTGTCACGTCGACGGCGAATTTTACGCGGTGGATGATATGTGTACGCACGAAGATGCGTCGCTCTACCTCGGCTGTTTGCACGGGGAGCGGGTGCAATGTTCCTTGCATGGTGCAGAATTCAGCGTCAAAACGGGTGCGCCGATGGCAGAACCTGCCGAAATTCCACTGAAAACCTATGCGGTCAGCGTCGAAGACGGGCGCATTTTTGTGACGGTATAA
- the gloB gene encoding hydroxyacylglutathione hydrolase, whose translation MIQVTPVPAFTDNYIWLIGNTDNPCVAIVDPGDATPVLDALTRLAKQPVAILITHHHRDHVGGIDQLLQAYPDLPVYGPANEKIPHLNHPLTEGADVHLEALGLNFHVMELPGYTAGHIVYYGEGSLFCGDTLFANGCGRVFDGTLHDLYASLQRIAQLPADTQVYCTHEYTVDNIGFAKWVEPDNPALDARLEESWALLDAGHPTVPFELGREFDTNPFLRTHIPEVIAKAEEIAGRETHTPADVFAVLRIWKDTEYD comes from the coding sequence ATGATCCAAGTAACCCCAGTACCCGCTTTTACTGACAATTATATCTGGTTGATCGGTAACACAGACAATCCATGTGTCGCGATTGTTGATCCCGGTGATGCCACGCCGGTGTTGGATGCATTAACGCGGCTGGCAAAGCAACCGGTGGCTATTTTGATTACGCACCACCACCGTGATCACGTGGGGGGCATTGATCAGTTGTTGCAAGCCTATCCCGATTTGCCGGTGTACGGGCCTGCCAATGAAAAGATTCCGCACCTCAATCATCCGCTGACGGAAGGCGCAGACGTTCATTTGGAAGCTCTCGGCTTGAATTTCCACGTGATGGAATTGCCGGGGTATACGGCTGGGCATATTGTGTATTACGGTGAAGGCAGTTTGTTCTGTGGTGATACCCTATTCGCTAACGGCTGCGGGCGGGTATTCGATGGCACTTTGCATGACTTGTATGCTTCACTGCAACGCATTGCGCAATTACCTGCCGATACGCAAGTGTATTGCACCCACGAATACACCGTGGATAACATCGGTTTCGCCAAATGGGTCGAGCCGGATAATCCCGCGCTGGATGCGCGTTTGGAAGAATCCTGGGCGCTACTCGATGCAGGCCATCCCACCGTGCCGTTTGAATTGGGGCGCGAGTTTGACACCAACCCGTTTTTACGCACTCACATCCCCGAAGTGATTGCCAAAGCCGAAGAAATCGCCGGGCGCGAAACCCACACCCCCGCTGACGTATTCGCGGTGCTGCGCATCTGGAAAGACACCGAATACGATTAG